A genomic window from Lotus japonicus ecotype B-129 chromosome 1, LjGifu_v1.2 includes:
- the LOC130724424 gene encoding uncharacterized protein LOC130724424, protein MAMDIESDSLSGANVVNGLDSGQPPPPLQGEGSQPFFRDTLMGGVRQTQTREVEDMWQTGKMKVAFVNGNRQLPKLFVDKSVIDGMCSPWQDALVVGLLGKRLGFRTMKIKLSNMWRLTGDFELLDVDNGFFLVKFDQEEDKKKVMDGGPWMIFYHYLAVATWNRSFICPVAQIKSTLAWIRIPGLNVTYYNGSFLLSMARLIGKPIKVDRNTLSAERRRFARICIEIDLTMPVVGKFWFEGFWYKLEYEGLHIICPKCGCYGHRGRECVVTEGGDSQQPEQPPSSTPASEAPLKATETLIPTQPTGPDMETPIKPAGIDPIIVVVAESQVTNESAVTAVDPANLEVQVIG, encoded by the coding sequence ATGGCGATGGATATTGAAAGTGACTCGCTCTCTGGAGCAAACGTCGTGAATGGCCTTGATAGTGGCCAACCGCCGCCACCGCTGCAAGGTGAAGGGTCTCAGCCGTTTTTTCGGGATACGCTAATGGGAGGTGTACGCCAGACCCAGACTCGAGAGGTTGAAGATATGTGGCAGACAGGGAAAATGAAGGTGGCTTTTGTTAATGGAAATAGACAATTGCCCAAGCTCTTTGTGGATAAATCTGTCATTGATGGCATGTGTTCACCATGGCAGGATGCATTAGTGGTGGGTTTACTGGGAAAACGCCTTGGTTTTCGTACAATGAAAATCAAACTTAGCAATATGTGGAGACTGACAGGGGACTTTGAACTCCTGGATGTAGACAATGGTTTTTTCTTGGTAAAGTTCGACCAAGAGGAGGACAAAAAGAAGGTGATGGACGGTGGACCGTGGATGATTTTTTATCACTATCTGGCGGTGGCTACTTGGAATCGGTCGTTTATTTGTCCAGTAGCACAAATAAAGTCGACTCTGGCTTGGATTCGTATACCAGGGTTGAATGTCACGTACTATAATGGAAGCTTCCTGCTGTCCATGGCCAGGTTGATAGGGAAACCTATTAAGGTGGATAGGAACACTCTGAGTGCAGAGCGAAGGAGATTTGCTCGAATATGTATTGAGATTGATCTGACAATGCCTGTGGTGGGGAAGTTTTGGTTCGAGGGTTTTTGGTATAAATTGGAGTATGAAGGACTTCACATCATTTGCCCAAAATGTGGGTGCTATGGGCACCGTGGACGAGAGTGTGTGGTGACGGAAGGAGGTGACTCGCAGCAGCCAGAGCAGCCTCCAAGTTCGACTCCGGCGTCAGAGGCGCCGCTGAAAGCTACAGAAACCCTAATTCCCACTCAGCCGACAGGTCCAGATATGGAAACCCCGATAAAGCCGGCGGGGATTGATCCAATCATTGTGGTCGTAGCGGAATCGCAGGTGACTAATGAAAGTGCAGTTACTGCAGTGGACCCAGCAAATCTGGAGGTGCAGGTGATTG